A DNA window from Helianthus annuus cultivar XRQ/B chromosome 15, HanXRQr2.0-SUNRISE, whole genome shotgun sequence contains the following coding sequences:
- the LOC110911352 gene encoding leucine-rich repeat extensin-like protein 5 has translation MDEDEDPTEPARGTPTHPIEISDGSSYHGPQYQGPDSFMALFDRHEWYYTPSHHESSQQQQQQQDPSEDPHFEAVTPPPPPATQPVMPDPPRRRRSNARMSTRGGEFRFSTPRHSSGSHYPSLPEEGSSSPAHEVNSAPVARNSPPFGDDRPLPPYATNYNPYEPTSRAHYNYNYERDPYVVGARYDARYPDRAQGPPRAPDYSAHGYPAPPRPPAPQAQPRFSPPEQEEILQRLDRVEREFEEEKKSHRGFLKGLASLLKGKKKKRDH, from the coding sequence ATGGATGAGGACGAAGATCCTACCGAACCagcgcgtggtacgcccacgcatccgatcgAAATATCCGATGGATCATCATACCATGGTCCACAATACCAAGGCCCTgatagctttatggccttgttcgaccgacatgagtggtactacacaccatcTCATCATGAGTCGtcgcaacagcagcaacagcagcaagatCCTTCTGAGGATCCGCACTTTGAGGCAGTGACGCCACCGCCTCCCCCAGCTACACAACcggtaatgcctgatccgccaaggcggagaaggtcaaacgcaagAATGTCTACCCGTGGAGGGGAGTTCCGGTTCAGtacccctcgacactccagtggTAGCCACTACCCATCACTACCGGAGGAAGGGTCTTCAAGCCCAGCTCACGAGGTGAACTCAGCACCGgttgcacgaaattcgccaccttTTGGGGACGACCGCCCGTTACCCCCATATGCAACAAACTATAATCCGTATGAGCCAACATCGCGCGCgcactacaactacaactacgaGCGCGACCCCTATGTGGTAGGGGCCAGGTATGACGCCCGCTACCCAGACAGAGCTCAAGGACCTCCAAGAGcgccagattactcagctcatgggtatcccgCGCCGCCAAGACCTCCAGCTCCTCAagcacaaccacgattctctcctcctgagcaAGAGGAGATACTCCAGCGATTAGATCGCGTGGAGAGAGAGTTTGAGGAAGAAAAGAAGAGCCACCGAGGCTTCCTAAAGGGCTTGGCAAGCCTATTGAAGGGCAAGAAGAAAAAGCGAGACCACTAG